In the genome of Anomalospiza imberbis isolate Cuckoo-Finch-1a 21T00152 chromosome 29, ASM3175350v1, whole genome shotgun sequence, one region contains:
- the AQP10 gene encoding aquaporin-10: MRHLHHSQRCHRCRCCPCPLGTMGTTSFLTRAQGLLRIRNQLVRECLAEVLATFVMMTITLSSAAQKIAFFETKGNLITSYLGGALGVMAGIYTAGGISGAHMNPAFSLAMCLIEQFPWWKFPIFVVVQILGSFISAGAVYILYYDAIWHHSNGTLTVSGPQETASIFATYPADFVSVANGFLDQVIGTGVLIIVVMGIMDNRNKPVPKGLEPVVVALLVLSIECSMGANCGCPLNPARDIGPRLFTYLAGWGPEVFSRGNGWWWVPLVAPLLGAAVGTYLYQLFVAFHYPEEDSEVEAEQGSIVLVNTAIDTDIGMSPKEKDTGETVPAGCPPTPCASSTVSPTVAVTPLKES, encoded by the exons ATGAGACACCTACACCACTCTCAGCGCTGCCaccgctgccgctgctgccccTGCCCGCTCGGTACGATGGGCACCACTTCTTTCTTGACAAGGGCCCAGGGTCTGCTCCGCATCCGGAATCAGCTGGTGCGGGAGTGCCTGGCTGAGGTGCTGGCCACCTTCGTGATGATG ACAATCACCCTGAGCAGTGCTGCACAGAAGATTGCCTTCTTTGAGACGAAGGGGAACCTCATCACCAGCTACCTGGGAGGCGCCCTGGGTGTCATGGCAGGCATCTACACGGCAGGGGGAATCTCTG GGGCCCACATGAACCCGGCGTTCTCCTTAGCCATGTGCCTGATAGAGCAGTTTCCCTGGTGGAAGTTTCCCATCTTTGTGGTTGTGCAGATCTTGGGATCTTTCATATCTGCTGGAGCTGTTTACATCCTCTACTATG ATGCCATCTGGCACCATAGCAATGGGACCCTTACTGTCTCTGGCCCCCAAGAAACTGCCTCCATCTTCGCCACTTACCCAGCTGACTTTGTGTCCGTTGCCAATGGCTTCTTGGACCAG GTGATCGGCACAGGGGTGCTGATAATTGTTGTCATGGGCATCATGGACAATCGCAACAAGCCTGTCCCCAAGGGCCTGGAACCAGTGGTTGTGGCTCTCTTGGTGCTCTCCATTGAGTGCTCCATGGGGGCCAACTGCGGCTGCCCCCTGAACCCTGCGCGGGACATCGGGCCCCGGCTCTTCACCTACCTGGCAGGTTGGGGCCCAGAGGTCTTCag CAGGGGCAATGGGTGGTGGTGGGTGCCACTGGTAGCACCGCTGCTGGGGGCCGCCGTGGGCACGTACCTGTACCAGCTCTTCGTGGCTTTCCACTACCCGGAGGAGGACAGCGAAGTCGaggcagagcagggctccatcGTTCTAGTCAACACCGCCATCGACACAGACATTGGGATGTCGCCCAAGGAAAAGGACACTGGGGAGACAGTGCCTGCCGGCTGCCCCCCAACACCATGCGCCAGCAGCACAGTCTCCCCCACAGTCGCTGTCACACCATTAAAAGAGTCCTGA
- the HAX1 gene encoding HCLS1-associated protein X-1, with protein sequence MSFYDVFRGFFGFPGPCRPRDPLFGGAAWDEEEEEDGGPSMSRPPQDFGFEFSPGSSRGAFEELFRDMGELLGVFGGFWAEPQQPFGPALPGPGEGSAGRPLRDSMLKQPESPPASAAPGSSAGAGDLARPWRPFLGLDDAHRAPPGLKEDQDLDSQVSSAGLGTILRPNEPKSHSYFQSVSVTKVTLPDGGVEERRTVQDSQGRRETTVTRRRGDQAFITTTKEDGQKKDYREEVVNMDDRELAQFAGTWPQQEELRAANPSDPSSALGRFFRRWFSSW encoded by the exons ATGAGCTTCTACGACGTGTTTCGCGGCTTCTTCGGGTTCCCGGGACCGTGCAG ACCCCGGGACCCGCTGTTTGGCGGCGCGGCGtgggacgaggaggaggaggaggatggcgGCCCGTCCATGTCGCGGCCCCCCCAGGACTTCGGCTTCGAATTCAGCCCTGGCTCCTCCCGCGGCGCCTTCGAGGAGCTGTTCCGGGACATGGGCGAGCTCCTAGGCGTCTTTGGGGGCTTCTGGGCCGAGCCCCAGCAGCCTTTCG GgcccgccctgcccggccccggtGAAGGCAGCGCCGGGCGACCGCTGCGGGACTCGATGCTGAAGCAGCCGGAGAGTCCCCCTGCCAGCGCGGCCCCGGGGAGCTCCGCGGGCGCCGGCGATCTGGCCCGGCCATGGAGACCCTTCTTAGGG CTGGACGATGCTCACCGGGCTCCTCCTGGCCTCAAGGAAGACCAAG ACCTGGACTCCCAGGTCTCCTCCGCTGGGCTGGGCACCATCCTGAGACCCAACGAGCCCAAGTCCCACTCTTACTTCCAGAGCGTCTCTGTCACCAAAGTGACTCTCCCTGACGGg GGGGTAGAGGAGCGCCGCACtgtgcaggacagccagggccGCCGGGAGACAACGGTGACGCGCCGGAGGGGAGACCAGGCCTTCATCACCACCACCAAGGAGGATGGGCAGAAGAAGGACTACCGGGAGGAGGTGGTCAACATGGATGACC GGGAGCTGGCACAGTTCGCTGGCACGTGGCCGCAGCAAGAAGAGCTTCGTGCTGCCAACCCGAGCGACCCCTCATCTGCGCTGGGCAGATTCTTCCGACGCTGGTTCTCGAGCTGGTAG